One Amaranthus tricolor cultivar Red isolate AtriRed21 chromosome 10, ASM2621246v1, whole genome shotgun sequence genomic window carries:
- the LOC130825805 gene encoding probable WRKY transcription factor 35, producing MMMGELEMNDCWSLIAVVKECARKAQLRAQLTNIDGIPPAIIDSITPQKSNSLENDSPKIFLGEFISDIKSKSNDMLSSIVRVAEISATPSADCNNDILKNEFKDTYKSFLVSNNNPNSVICYTNKIPMVDPSELGCNLLVHQQNSQQAQQRNVQKQESSALGVGQPYTHKKKKFEDRRVVRFTLEDLATNDKWAWRKYGQKPIKGSPYPRNYYRCSSMKGCKARKQVERSPVDPHIYIVTYTSYHFHSCPPLRHTNGSRLKFTGSNPIPPPEINSPSTGTIPDPSTPGYGSGSGSGLSGSNVVNVTEEDLLDAKEDDYSGAHDESFGSGVVDEDKNDYDILIPNAMADSDLLTGMDHLRRDNLNSNTSANYLVSHDKMEVNNGGYDPSLNMEVHVNENESGYGIGIGKKYASAPITSAGALDPANSMGQNIWDNGMIRTRGFFF from the exons atgatgATGGGAGAATTGGAAATGAATGATTGTTGGTCTTTAATAGCCGTTGTGAAAGAATGTGCTAGAAAAGCTCAACTTAGAGCTCAACTTACCAATATTGACGGTATTCCACCAGCAATCATAGACTCTATTACCCCTCAAAAATCCAATTCTCTCGAAAATGATTCTCCAAAAATATTTTTGGGTGAATTTATTTCGGATATTAAATCTAAGAGTAATGATATGTTATCATCGATAGTAAGAGTGGCAGAAATTTCTGCCACTCCTAGTGCTGATTGTAACAATGACATATTGAAAAACGAGTTTAAAGATACATATAAATCTTTTTTAGTCTCTAATAATAATCCTAATTCTGTTATTTGTTATACCAATAAAATTCCCATGGTTGATCCAAGTGAATTGGGTTGTAATTTATTAGTTCATCAACAAAATTCTCAACAAGCTCAGCAAAGAAATGTTCAGAAGCAAGAGTCCTCTGCTCTTGGCGTGGGTCAACCCTACACCCATAAGAAAAa gaagtttgaggatAGAAGGGTTGTGAGATTTACATTAGAAGATCTAGCAACAAATGATAAATGGGCATGGCGTAAATATGGCCAAAAACCCATCAAAGGCTCCCCTTATCCAAG GAACTACTATAGATGTAGTAGCATGAAAGGATGCAAAGCAAGAAAACAAGTGGAACGGAGCCCCGTAGACCCGCATATCTACATAGTTACCTACACTAGCTACCATTTTCACTCCTGCCCACCACTTCGCCATACCAATGGGTCCCGCCTCAAATTTACCGGGTCTAACCCAATTCCACCACCCGAGATAAATTCCCCTAGCACCGGTACCATACCCGATCCAAGTACTCCTGGGtacggatccggatccgggtccggtcTAAGTGGTAGTAACGTGGTGAATGTTACGGAAGAAGATCTGCTTGATGCTAAAGAAGATGATTATAGTGGTGCCCATGATGAGAGTTTTGGTAGTGGAGTAGTGGATGAAGATAAAAATGATTATGATATTTTGATTCCAAATGCGATGGCGGATTCGGATCTTTTGACGGGTATGGATCACCTAAGAAGGGATAACTTGAATAGTAATACTAGTGCAAATTACTTAGTTAGCCATGATAAGATGGAAGTAAATAATGGAGGATATGACCCGAGTCTAAATATGGAAGTCCATGTAAATGAAAATGAATCCGGGTATGGTATTGGGATCGGCAAAAAATATGCTTCTGCTCCAATAACATCGGCGGGGGCGCTTGACCCGGCGAATAGTATGGGCCAGAACATTTGGGATAATGGGATGATCAGGACTCGAGGTTTCTTTTTTTAG